TTCAAGCGCGGCAAGCGCCTGATCAGACATCGCCTCGTCGAGATACAGAATCGCGATCGCATCTTCCCCGGAACTGGTCCGCCCAAGCTGGAAGTTTGCGATATTCACGCCCAACTCACCCAGTGTCGAACCAAGCGCACCGATCACGCCCGGCACGTCCTTGTTGCGGGTATACAGCATATGCTCACCGATCTCGGCATCGACATTGATTCCGCGGATCTGGATGAAGCGCGGCTTTCCGTCGCTGAACACGGTTCCGGCAATCGAGCGTTCACGCTGATCGGTGACGACGGTAACCTTGATATAGCCGTCATAGACCCCGGCAGCCTCCTGCCGCGTCGTGGCGATCTGAATGCCGCGATCCTTGGCGATGGCGGGGGCCGAGACCATGTTCACATCGGGGTTCGCGGCTTTCATGACACCGGCGATCACCGAGGCGTTCAGCGCGTTCAGATTCATTTCCGAAGCCGCACCGTCATAAAGCACATTGATCGACTTGATCGGCTCATCCGTCATCTGTCCGATGAAGCTGCCCAGATGACCGGCAAGCTTGATCCACGGCCCCATGATCCTGGCTTCCTCGGCCGTGACCGAGGGCATGTTCAGCGCGTTGGTCACAGCCCCGGTCAGCAGGTAATCGGCCATCTGCTCGGCCACCTGCAGCGCTACGTTTTCCTGCGCCTCGGTCGTCGATGCGCCCAAATGAGGCGTTACGACAACATTCGGCAGGTTGAACAGGGGGCTGTCCGTGGCCGGTTCCGTCGCAAACACATCCAGAGCCGCGCCCGCGACATGGCCGGACTGCAACGCTTCGGCCAGAGCTTTCTCATCGACCAGACCGCCTCGCGCGGCATTGATGATGCGGACGCCTTTTTTGGTCTTCGCGATATTCTCGCGCGACAGGATATTGCGGGTCTTCTCGGTCAGCGGCACATGCATGGTGATGAAATCGGCCTTGCCCAGCAACTCATCCAGCTCGACCTTCTTAACCCCGATCTGGGCCGCACGTTCTTCCGAAAGGAAGGGATCATAAGCCAGAACCTTCATCTTCAGGCCCAATGCGCGATCGGCGACGATCGAGCCGATATTCCCCGCGCCAATCAGGCCAAGCGTCTTGTTGAACAGCTCAACCCCCATGAACCGGCTCTTTTCCCACTTTCCGGCATGGGTCGAGACGCTCGCCTCGGGCAATTGCCGCGCCACGGCGAACATCAGCGCAATGGCATGTTCCGCCGTGGTGACAGAGTTCCCGAAAGGCGTGTTCATCACGATCACGCCTTTCTTGGACGCGGCCGGAATATCCACGTTATCGACGCCGATCCCTGCGCGACCGATCACCTTCAGATGATCCGCCTGCTCCAGCAGCTTTTCAGTGACTTTCGTGGCGGACCGGATCGCCAGCCCGTCATATTGTCCGATCACCTCGGCCAGTTTGTCCTTATCCTTGCCGATATCCGGCATGTAATCCACATCGACTCCGCGGTCGCGGAAAATCTGGACGGCGGTTTCCGACAGCTTGTCGGATACGAGAACCTTGGGCATCTCAATGCTCCTTCATGCGATTGCGCGACCACAGCCTGCGCGTTTCATCCTGATGAAAAATATCCCGGGGGTCCGGGGGCAGCGCCCCCGGTCAGCGTTTCAGCCTTGCGCGGCGATCTCTTCGTGGAACGCCCATTCGATCCAAGGCAGCAGCGCCTGAACATCGGATGTTTCCACGGTCGAGCCGCACCAGATCCGCAGACCGGGCGGTGCGTCGCGATACGCGCCCATATCCAGCCCGACGCCTTCCTTCTCCAGCCGCTTGGCCACGGCCTTGGCGAAGGCGGCACCGTCCCTGATGCGCTCATCGGTGAATTTCAGGCAGACGCTGGTGGTCGAGGCCGTCGCCGGATCTTCGGCCAGATTGGCGATCCAGTCGCGGCTCTCGCAGAAATCCCAGACCGCCTGCGCATTGGCTGTGGCCCGGTCGATCAGACCCTGCCGCCCGCCAACCGATTTCGCCCAGTTCAGAGCAACCAGATAATCCTCGACGCAGAGCATGGACGGCGTGTTGATCGTTTCACCCTTGAAGATGCCTTCGATCAGCTTGCCACCCTTGGTCATGCGAAAAATCTTCGGCAGCGGCCATGCGGGCATATAGTTTTCCAGCCGCTCAACGGCACGCGGCGAGAGGATCAGCACACCATGCCCGCCTTCGCCACCCAGCACTTTCTGCCAGGAGAAAGTAACCACATCCAGCTTGTCGAAAGGTAGTTCCATCGCAAACGCCGCCGAGGTCGCGTCGCAAATCGTCAGCCCGGCCCGGTCCGCCGGGATCGCATCGCCATTTGGCAGGCGAACACCCGAGGTCGTGCCGTTCCATGTGAACACCACGTCCCGGTCGAAATCGACCGATGCGAAATCGACGATCCTGCCATAATCGGCGGTCTGAACCTTCGCATCCAGCTTCAGCTGCTTGACCACATCGGTGACCCAGCCCGCGCCAAAGCTTTCCCATGCCAGCATCTCGACCGGGCGTTCCCCCAGCAGAGACCACATCGCCATCTCGACCGCCCCGGTATCCGAGGCCGGCACGATGCCGATCCGGTAATCCTCCGGCACACCAAGCACCTCACGCGTGGTCTCAATTGCCGCCGCCAGCTTTTCCTTGCCGATGGCAGCGCGATGCGAGCGGCCCAGAGGAGCGTCGGACAGCATATCCAGATTGTAATCGGGAATCTTGGCGCAGGGGCCAGAAGAAAAGCGCGGATTAGCCGGACGCGCAGCCGGTTGCGTATTCGCCATGATGTTACCCTTCCAGGCAAAAGCCTCTCGTTGGGGAGAGGTGTCCCACTGACGGAGATACTCCTGCTTCTTCTGCACTGCAACAAAAAATTCCAGCAAGGTTACCGGAAGGCTGCTGTGGGTTGCCCCCTTGTATCTGTCAATAAGGCATCCGGCATGTTATCGGAGCGCCGGTTTGTCGTTTTGCGACACGGAAATTCTATCTGAAACAGGGTGCCAGCCCGCCCAACAGCCGGAAAAGAAGCCGGTGCGCAGTGAAGAACGGACGCTGAAGGATCAACATGCCGAGCGGCGACAGAATATATGACATGTCAACGGCCTCACGCCTGTCCGTCGCCCCGATGATGGACTGGACCGACCGTTATTGCCGTGGGTTTCACCGGGTCCTGTCACGCCGCACGCTGCTTTATACCGAAATGGTCACCGCCGCCGCGATCATCCACGGGCCGTGCGAAAGGCTGCTGCGCAAGGGCGATGATGAGCATCCCGTCGCCCTGCAACTTGGCGGGTCAGAGCCGGAAGAGCTTGCGCGGGCGACGGCGCTTGCGGCGGAGTTCGGCTATGATGAGATCAATCTGAATGTCGGTTGCCCCTCTGACCGGGTGCAATCAGGCTGTTTCGGGGCCGTGCTGATGAAGACGCCTGCTCTGGTCGCGGATTGCGTGGGTGCGATGATCGCGGAAAGCCCGGTCGAGGTGACGGTCAAATGCCGGATCGGGGTCGATGATCAGGAACCGGAGATCGTGCTGCCCGATTTCCTGTCCCGGATGAGCGATGCAGGGGTCTCGCGGATTATCATCCATGCCCGGAAAGCCTGGCTTCAGGGGCTGAGCCCGAAGGATAACCGTGAAATTCCGCCGCTGGATTATGATCTTGTTCACCGGATGAAGGCGGCTTTTCCCGATCTGCATCTGTCGATCAATGGCGGGATCGGCGCGGATGCGGTGCGGGCCCAGCTTCGGGTCATGGATGGAGTCATGATCGGCCGCGCCGCCTATCACCAGCCCTGGGATATTCTCGGAGACGCGGACAGGTTGTGGGATGAAGCCCCGCCATTTTCCGATCCCGTGGATGCGGCAATGGCGATGCGTCCGGTTATTCATGAATGGCTTGAGGAAGGGACGCGGATCCATCAAATCACCCGGCATATGCTGGGTCTGTTTCACGGGCGGGCAGGCGCTCGCAGATGGCGCCGCACGCTCAGCGAAGGGGCGCATAAGGCGGGTTCTCCGGCAGAGGCTCTTGCGCTTTACGACCGGGCATTGGATGAGGTCGGTAATCTGGTTGAGGCTGCTGCATGGAACTGATTCTTCCCGCATTGATACTTGCGGCTGTCGGCGCGTTTGCCGGCGTTCTTGCCGGTCTTCTGGGCGTTGGCGGCGGTATCGTACTGGTGCCGGCCTTCTTCTATCTGTTCAGCGCGGCGGGGTACGGGTCTGAAGATCTGATGCAGATCTGCCTTGCGACCTCGCTTGCGACGATCATCGTCACCTCGGCACGCTCGGTCATGGCGCATAAACGCAAGGGTGCGGTGGACTGGTATATCCTGCGGGACTGGGCGCCCGGCATCGCGATAGGTGCGGCAATCGGTGTGTTCACCGTCGCGGGGCTGAGGACCGAAACCCTGCAGGTGATCTTCGGTACGCTGGTGCTGGTGATCGCGGCCTATATGATTTTCGGTCGCTCAAGCTGGCAACTGGCTGACGATATGCCCAAAGGTCCGGTGAAATATGTGCTATCGGCGCTGACCGGCTTCGTTTCGGTCCTGCTGGGGATCGGGGGCGGCTCGATCGGCGTGCCGCTGATGACGCTGCATGGCCGCCCGATCCACCGTGCGGTTGCCTCGGCTGCGGGGTTTGGCGGGCTGATCGCCTTGCCCTCGGCGCTGCTGTTCCTGTTCACCCCGACCGAAAACGCGCCGCCGGGAACGGTCGGTGCGGTGAATATTCCTGCCTTTCTTATCGTCATCGCCATGACGCTTCTGACCGCGCCGCTTGGTGCCTCGCTTGCGCATCGGCTTGATCCCAAGCGGCTCAAGCGGGTCTTCGCCTTCTTCCTTGCTCTCGTGGCGCTGAACATGCTGCGGAAGTCCCTGTTCTGAAAGGAAAGCCATGTCACACGGCCCCGCCTCTCCGATGTCGTCACGCCGTTCCGCCGCGCTGAAGGGTGAGGCTGCGATACCGGGCGACAAGTCGATCAGCCATCGGGCGCTGATCCTTGGCGCTCTGGCGATTGGCCGGACCCATATCACCGGGCTGCTGGAGGGGCAGGACGTTCTGGATACCGCGAAGGCGATGCAGGCCTTCGGAGCGCAGGTCGAACGGCTGGGGCCGGGTGAATGGACCGTGGACGGTGTCGGTGTCGGCGGTTTCGCCGAACCGGAGGGTGTGATCGATTGCGGCAATTCCGGGACCGGCGTCCGGCTGATCATGGGGGCGATGGCGACCACGCCGATCACCGCGACCTTTACCGGCGATGCCAGCCTGTCGCGCCGCCCGATGCGGCGTATCACCGACCCGCTGGAACAGTTCGGAGCGCAGATTACCGCACGGGAAGGTGGTCTGCTGCCGGTGACGATCAACGGGGCGGAGGATGCGATTCCGGTAAGCTATCGCACGCCGGTCGCTTCGGCGCAGATCAAATCGGCGGTGCTGCTGGCCGGGCTGAACGCGCCGGGCCAGACCGTCGTGACCGAGGCCGAACCCACACGCGACCATACCGAGCGCATGCTGGCCGGTTTCGGCGCGACCATCGCCACGGAACAGACTGATGAGGGACATGTCATCACGCTGACCGGCCAGCCAGAGCTTCGCGGCCAGCAGGTCGCCGTTCCGCGCGACCCGAGTTCCGCCGCCTTTCCCGTTGCCGCGGCGCTGATCGTGCCCGGATCGGAAATCCGCGTTGCCGGGATCAGCCGCAATCCGACGCGGGACGGGCTTTATGTGACCCTGGCCGAGATGGGCGCGGATCTTCTTTGGGAAAACGACCGTGAAGAGGGCGGAGAGCCGGTCGCCGATCTGGTCGTGCGTCACTCGGCATTGCGCGGCGTCTCTGTTCCGGCGGAACGCGCCGCCAGCATGATCGACGAATTCCCGATCCTGTCGGTGATCGCGGCGATGGCGCAGGGCGAGACGGTGATGAACGGTGTGGCCGAATTGCGGGTCAAGGAATCCGACCGGATCGACGCGATGGCCAAAGGCCTGCGGGCAAACGGGGTCGAGGTCTCGGAGACGCGGGACAGCATGACGGTTCACGGAAAGGGCGAAATCCCCGGAGGCGGAGCGCCCGTCGAAACCCATCTGGATCACCGCATCGCCATGTCATTTCTGGTCGCGGGTCTGGCGGCGAATGCAGAAATCACTGTCGATGACGGCAGCGCAATCGCGACCTCATTCCCGGATTTCGTGCCGCTGATGACGGGACTTGGGGCCGATCTGGGTTAATCCGTGTCGATCTGGATCGTGTCGCAGGATCTCTTGCGCACCCGCTCATCGCATTTCGCCTCGATATTATTGCCGTCCGGGTCGAGCACATAGGCGGCGTAATATCCCGGATGATAATCGCGCAGCCCGGGTGCACCGTTTTCCCTGCCGCCCGCCTCCAGCGCCGAGCGGTAAAACCTGTCCACGGTCTTGCGGTCGGGGGCCTGAAAACAGATATGGATCCGGCTTGGGCTTTCGCCGGGAGTGATCTCTTCGATCATCAGCTCATCGCATTCCATCCAGTCGCGGCCATGACCGATACAATCGCTTCGACCCAACGCCACCAGAACCGCCTCATAAAAGACGCGGGCGCGTTCGAAATCCGCAACGCGCAGATGGATATGGTCGAATAACCGTCCCTGATAATAGCTCATCATAATATCCTCTCACTCGCAACGCAGCGATGGCATGGGGGTTCCGCGACGACTGGACCCGGGCTGCGCTTTGCGGCATAGAGAACCCAGCTACCGCAAAGGAGTTTACCCATGTGGATCGTTGATCGCGTCCTGACCTGGTGGAGAGGCCAGACCCTGAATACTCAGGTCTGGACCGCGCTTTATGGCGAAAAGGTCGGCGAGGATGATCAGGGGAATATTTACTATCAATCCGGCGGCGGGAAGCGCCGTTGGGTGATCTATAACGGGGAATCCGAGGCAAGCCGGGTGCCGGTCGAATGGCATGGCTGGCTGCATCATACCTTCAAGGAGCCGCCGACAGAGGCACCTCTGCCGCGCCGTGAATGGGAATTGCCGCATCAGATGAACATGACGGGGACGCCTCAGGCCTATCGCCCGAAATCCTCGATCTATCGCGCCGATCCTGCCGAGCGCAGCGATTACGATGCGTGGCAGCCGGAATAATCGAGTCGCTGTCGGATACTCTTCGGGGTCTTCATCATGAAAATCATCGCCACCACCCTGTTCGCCCTGTCGCTTGCCCTGCCTGCCGCTGCGCAGGACGGCATAGCCACAACGCGCGGAAGCGGTGCTGTGCTGCGTGCCCTGGACAAGGTCTCCAGTGAAATCACCGATCTTCAGCTTTCTCCGGGCGACTCGGCCGAAATCGGGCGGCTGACCGTTCGTCTGGGCGAATGCCGCTATCCGAGCGCGGACCCCAATTCCGACGCCTTTGCACAGCTTGTGATCACAGACCGCAACAGCCGCGCAACCCTGTTCGATGGCTGGATGATCGCGTCCTCTCCGGCGCTGTCGGCGCTTGACGATGCGCGTTACGATGTCTGGGTTCTGGCCTGCAACACTGCCTGAAAAGAGGGCAGGGGACGGGACCTTATATCCGCCCCGATCCGGATCGCCCGTGCAAGTCTGCGCCGGTAAGTCGCCCGGGAAATGGTCTGCCCGCCAAGCGATTGCAGATGGGTCGTCGGATATTGAGTGTCGAACAGGGTAAATCCGCAGTGCCGCAGATGCTCTGACAGCAGGATCAGCGCGGCCTTTGAGGCGTTTTCTCTGTGCGAGAACATGCTTTCTCCGAAAAACGCGCCGCCGATGGTGATGCCGAACACGCCTCCGATCAGGTCTCCATCCGCATCACGAACCTCAAGCGAGCAGGCATGTCCGCTGCGGAACAGTTTCGTATAAAGCGACACAAGAGGAGCGTTGATCCAGGTCTCATCCCGATCTGCGCAACCCGCAAGCGTGCCCGCGAAATCCTGATTCAGCGTTGCCTGCCATGTTATGTGGCGCAGATGACGCCGCATGGACCGGGAAATATGGACATCCCCGACCGGAAATATCCCGCGATGCGACGGATCGAACCAGTGCAATGCGGGATCATGGGCGGAAACGGCCATGGGAAAAATGCCATTGGCATATCCCCACAGCATCTGTTCCGGCGTGATCAAGCCGGAGCGTTCTGCGCCAGCCAGCGTTCCAGCCAATGGATCGAATAATTCCCCGACTGGATATCCGGCTCCTGCAACAGCGCACTGAACAGTGGCATCGTCGTGTCCACGCCATCCACGATCAGTTCGGACAAGGCCCGGCTCAGCCGTGCCAGAGCCTCGGGGCGGTCCCGGCCATGCACGATCAGCTTGCCGATCAGGCTGTCATAATAGGGCGGGATGACATAGCCATCATAGATCGCGCTGTCCATGCGGACGCCCAACCCGCCCGGCGCGTGAAACTGCGTGATCTTGCCCGGAGAAGGGCTGAAATTCGGCAATTTCTCGGCATTGATCCGCACCTCGATGGCATGGCCGCGAATGCGCAGATCGTCCTGATTCAGTTCCATCTTCTGGCCGGCTGCGACCCGGATCTGTTCGCGGACAAGATCGACGTCGAAAATCGCCTCGGTCACGGGATGCTCGACCTGAAGGCGGGTGTTCATCTCGATGAAATAGAATTCACCGTCTTCATATAGGAACTCAATCGTGCCCGCGCCGATATAGCCCAGATTTTTCATCGCATCGGCGCAGATTTTGCCGATCCGTTCGCGTTCCTCTGGCGTGATCGAGGGGCCGGGGGCTTCCTCCAGAACCTTCTGATGACGGCGCTGCAAGGAACAGTCGCGCTCGCCCAGATGCACCGCATTGCCCTTGCCGTCGCCGAAAACCTGAATTTCGATATGGCGCGGCTTTTGCAGGTATTTCTCGATATAGACATCGGGGTTACCGAAGGCAGCCTTTGCCTCGGACCGGGCGGTGCGGAAGGCGACCTCAAGGCTGTTTTCGTCCTGCGCGACCTTCATGCCGCGCCCGCCGCCGCCTGCCGTTGCCTTGATGATCACCGGATACCCGATCTCGGCGGCGACACGTTTCGCGTCCTCGACCTCATTCACCCCGCCATCCGAGCCAGGAACGACCGGAATGCCCAGTTCCTTCGCGGTGTCCTTGGCGGTGATCTTGTCGCCCATGATGCGGATATGTTCCGCTTTCGGGCCGATAAAGGTGATGCCGTGATCTTCCAGCATCTGCGCAAAACCCGCATTTTCGGACAGGAAACCATATCCGGGATGGACCGCCTGAGCGCCGCTGATTTCACAGGCGGCGATGATCGCGGCGGGGTTGAGATAGCTGTCCATCGACGAATTCGGCCCGATACAGACCGATTCGTCGGCCATGCGGACATGCATTGCATTGGTGTCGGCGGTCGAATGGACAGCGACGGAATCGATGCCCATTTCCCGGCATGCGCGGATCACGCGCAGCGCGATCTCGCCACGATTGGCAATCAGGATCTTTTGGAACATCCCGGCCTCATTCCACGACCATCAGGGGCGCACCATATTCGACCGGCGTGCCGTCATCGACGAGGATCCGCTTGACCGTGCCGGATTTGGGTGAGGGGATGTGGTTCATCGTCTTCATCGCCTCGACGATCAGCAGCGTATCGCCCTCGCTGACTTTCTGGCCGATGCTGACAAAGGGTGCCGCACCCGGTTCCGCCGAAAGATAGGCCGTGCCTACCATAGGCGAGGTAATCGCGCCGGGCAGATCGCCGGGATCGGTTTCCGCCCCGACCGTAGCGCCGGGGGTCGCGGTCGGCGTGGCCGGACTTTGCGGTGCCGCAACCGGAGGCGGAGCAAGCGCGGCGGGCGCCTGCATCATCACCTGTTTGCCGTATTTCGAAAGGCTGACCGTCAGCCGGTCATTCTCGCCATATTCGCGCTTCACCGATAGTTCAGACAGCTCGCTGCTGTTCAGAAGCTCGGCCAGAGACTGAATGAATGCCACGTCGCCTTCGTGGTGCTTGCCGGATTTGGCATCTTCGGTCATGAGGATCCTCTGCCTTGTAAAGCCCGCGTCTGCCGCGCGGTGATAATTGGGCGGCTTATATCAAGGAATGCAGGGTAAGGAAAAGCAAATTGGGCGATCCGTTTGCCCTTTGCCGTTATTTCTTTGCCGGGGTTGTCGCGGATTATGCGGGAAACACAAGCGGTTGCGGTTTTCCCCGCGATATTGCCGCATTTCGCATCACCGTCCCGCATGACGAAAATCGCCCGGCAATCCCGCATTCCGCCCGTTTCAGCCGCGCCCGGCCTTCTCGGCAATACCGGAACGGCCCTCGCGCCGTGCCAACTCGGCGGCCACGTCTTTCAGCGACAAATCCCGGGCCGCCAGCATCACCGCCAGATGATAAACCGCATCCGCCGCCTCGGATGTCAGCTTCTCGCGGTCGCCTTTGACGGCCTCGATGATTGCCTCGATAGCTTCCTCGCCGAATTTCTCGGCGCATTTTTCCGGTCCCCGCGCCAGAAGTTTTGCCGTCCAGCTTTCCTCTGGGTCGGCCTGTTTACGCTCGGCAATGGTGGCATCCAGCCGCAGGAATGCGTCGTAATCGCTCATGTCAGCCTCATCGGGATACCGGCCGAGGCCATATGCGCCTTGGCCTCGGCGATGGTAAACGTTCCGAAATGGAAGATCGAGGCGGCCAGAACCGCGGATGCGCCGCCCTCTGTCACGCCTTCCACAAGATGATCCAGCGTGCCGACTCCGCCAGAGGCGATGACGGGAATATCCACCGCGTCGGAAATCGCCCGCGTCAAAGGCAAGTTGAACCCGGACCGCGTACCGTCACGATCCATCGAGGTCAGCAGGATCTCTCCGGCGCCTTTTGCCGCGACGATGCGGGCGAATTCGATGGCGTCGATCCCGGTCGGCTTGCGTCCGCCATGCGTGAAGATCTCCCAACGGTTGTCACCGACGCCTTTCGCGTCGATGGCGCAAACGATGCACTGACTGCCGAAGCGGTCGGCAGCCCGGGCGATCACATCGGGATCGGCCACAGCGGCAGAGTTGAACGAGACCTTATCCGCCCCGGCCAGCAGCAATGCGCGGACATCTTCGGGCGTGCGCACCCCTCCACCCACGGTCAGAGGGACAAAACACTGCTCGGCCGTCCGCGTGACCACATCGAACATGGTGCCGCGATTTTCATGCGTCGCGTGAATATCGAGAAAGCAGATCTCATCCGCCCCCGCCGCGTCATAGGCCTTCGCAGCCTCGACCGGGTCGCCCGCGTCAATAAGATCGACGAAATTGACACCCTTGACCACGCGGCCATCGGCGACATCAAGACAGGGAATGATACGTATCTTCAGCATGCCGCACAGATACGCGCAGCGGCGGGGCAGGGGAAGGGGTCAGCGCTCATCCGGGCCGCGGAGGATCAGCGTCTGGAACAGATAGGCCCCGGCTGCGGCAAAGATAACGCCCCAGAACAGATTGCCGGACGAAAATTCGAAGATCGCCCATCCGAAAGGAAAGCAAACACAGAGGATGCGGACCCAGAGCCTGCGAAAAAAGGGATGATTCGGGTTGATCAGCATATTTGCGTCATAGACCGGGCATCAGGCTGGTGAAAGGGGCTGGCCGCATCAGATCCGGAATGCGAGTTCGTATGTCTTGCTGCCCGTGACACCACCCTCAACAAAAAAAAGGCACCGCAGAAATCTCTGCGGTGCCTTATCACATTATCGTCCCGAAGATCAGCCGTGCTGGTTTTCAGCCCGCGCCTCGGCTTCCGCGCCCGGAGGCGTCTTGCCCAGTTTACGGCTGGTCCATTCCGTTACGTTCTGGATAACGAAATACAGCGAGGGAATGATGAACAGACCGATCAGGGTCGCGCCAAGCATCCCGCCGATCACCGTGATGCCGACAGCGTTCTGCGCACCTGCACCCGCGCCGGTCGAATGCGCCAGAGGCAGAACGCCGAAGATGAAGGCAAGCGCGGTCATCAGCACGGCGCGGAACCGCGCTTCGGCTCCGGTCCGGGCCGCTTTCAGGATCGGCATGCCTTCCTCGCGCCGCTCCTTGCAGAACTCGACGATCAGAATGGCGTTTTTCGCGGCAAGCCCGATCAGAAGCACCAGCGCGATCTGCACATAAAGGCTCATCTGAAGGCCGGTCACGACAAGCGCCACCGCTGCACCCAGACCCGCCGCGCCAAGCGACAGAAGGATCGCGACCGGAAGCGCGAAGCTTTCATACAAAGCCACAAGGAACAGATAGGCGAAGACCAGCGACATGATGTAAACAATGTACTGGTTGCCGCCACCTTGCTGTTCCTGGAAGGACAGACCGGCCCAGGCGACGCCGAACCCCTCGGGAAGCTCCTCCGAGGCAATGCGCTCGACCGCATCCATTGCCGAGCCGGAGCTTTGGCCCTCGGCAGGCTGACCGTTCACCGGGGCCGATACAAGCTGGTTGAATCGGGTGATGACATATGGTCCCAGAACCGTCTCGGTCGAGGCGATGGTCCGCAGCGGCACCATGTCGCCGGACGAACTGCGGACATAGAGATTCATCAGATCCTCGACCTCGTTGCGATAGTCGGCCTCGGCGGCGATATTGACCTGATAGTTCCGCCCGTCAGTGGTGAAGTCATTCACATAGGCGGATCCGAATGCAGCGCCGATGGTCGAATAGATATCCGCCGGGTTCAGGCCAAGACGCTCGGCCCGGACCCGGTCGATATTCACATAGACCTGCGGCACATCGGCGCTGAAGGTTGAGGACATGCCGGCCATTGTCGGATCCTGGTTGATCGAAGCCAGGAAGGACCGCAATGCCTGCGACAGCTCAGCCGGAGATTGTCCGCTCAGTGCCTGAAGCCGCATGTCCAGACCGCCAACCGTACCGACGCCAGGAATCGGCGGCGGCGGGAAAGCGGCGATGGTCGCGCCGGGGATCTGGCTGAAACGCTGGTTCAGCGAACCGACGATATAGCCGATCTGGGTTTCCTCGGATGTCCGCTCTTCCCACGGATCAAGCGCGGCGACGACCATTGCGCCATTCGGGACCAGCGTTCCTTCAAGGATACTGAACCCCGAAACAGAGATGGTCTGTTCCACGCCGGGCGTATTGTTCAGCTCTTCCCGGACCAGTGCCATCACCTCTTCCGTGCGCTGCAACGAGGCCGCATCGGGAAGCTGGATATTGATGAACAGACCGCCCTGATCCTCGGCGGGCAGGAAGGTGCTGGGAACCGAGGTGAACAGATACACCGCGCCCAGAACACAGGCGACAAGCATCCCGATCGGGATCGGCCAGATCTTCAGCAGAAAGCCGACGATCTTTCCGTAAGTGTCGCGCAGCCAGTTGATGAACGCTTCGACAAGACCAAGCGGCCCGCGGCGTTTACCCTCTTTCGGGGCGCGCAGCAGGACGGCGGAAAGCGCCGGGCTGAGCGTCAGTGCGACGATGGCCGACATCACCAGACCAGCGGACAGCGTGACGGCGAATTGCCGGAAAAGCTGGCCGTTGATTCCCGGCAGGAA
This sequence is a window from Paracoccus aerodenitrificans. Protein-coding genes within it:
- a CDS encoding NADH:ubiquinone oxidoreductase subunit NDUFA12, translating into MWIVDRVLTWWRGQTLNTQVWTALYGEKVGEDDQGNIYYQSGGGKRRWVIYNGESEASRVPVEWHGWLHHTFKEPPTEAPLPRREWELPHQMNMTGTPQAYRPKSSIYRADPAERSDYDAWQPE
- a CDS encoding DUF2155 domain-containing protein translates to MKIIATTLFALSLALPAAAQDGIATTRGSGAVLRALDKVSSEITDLQLSPGDSAEIGRLTVRLGECRYPSADPNSDAFAQLVITDRNSRATLFDGWMIASSPALSALDDARYDVWVLACNTA
- the aat gene encoding leucyl/phenylalanyl-tRNA--protein transferase — protein: MLWGYANGIFPMAVSAHDPALHWFDPSHRGIFPVGDVHISRSMRRHLRHITWQATLNQDFAGTLAGCADRDETWINAPLVSLYTKLFRSGHACSLEVRDADGDLIGGVFGITIGGAFFGESMFSHRENASKAALILLSEHLRHCGFTLFDTQYPTTHLQSLGGQTISRATYRRRLARAIRIGADIRSRPLPSFQAVLQARTQTS
- the accC gene encoding acetyl-CoA carboxylase biotin carboxylase subunit; this encodes MFQKILIANRGEIALRVIRACREMGIDSVAVHSTADTNAMHVRMADESVCIGPNSSMDSYLNPAAIIAACEISGAQAVHPGYGFLSENAGFAQMLEDHGITFIGPKAEHIRIMGDKITAKDTAKELGIPVVPGSDGGVNEVEDAKRVAAEIGYPVIIKATAGGGGRGMKVAQDENSLEVAFRTARSEAKAAFGNPDVYIEKYLQKPRHIEIQVFGDGKGNAVHLGERDCSLQRRHQKVLEEAPGPSITPEERERIGKICADAMKNLGYIGAGTIEFLYEDGEFYFIEMNTRLQVEHPVTEAIFDVDLVREQIRVAAGQKMELNQDDLRIRGHAIEVRINAEKLPNFSPSPGKITQFHAPGGLGVRMDSAIYDGYVIPPYYDSLIGKLIVHGRDRPEALARLSRALSELIVDGVDTTMPLFSALLQEPDIQSGNYSIHWLERWLAQNAPA
- the accB gene encoding acetyl-CoA carboxylase biotin carboxyl carrier protein, encoding MTEDAKSGKHHEGDVAFIQSLAELLNSSELSELSVKREYGENDRLTVSLSKYGKQVMMQAPAALAPPPVAAPQSPATPTATPGATVGAETDPGDLPGAITSPMVGTAYLSAEPGAAPFVSIGQKVSEGDTLLIVEAMKTMNHIPSPKSGTVKRILVDDGTPVEYGAPLMVVE
- a CDS encoding phosphoribosyl-ATP diphosphatase; this translates as MSDYDAFLRLDATIAERKQADPEESWTAKLLARGPEKCAEKFGEEAIEAIIEAVKGDREKLTSEAADAVYHLAVMLAARDLSLKDVAAELARREGRSGIAEKAGRG
- the hisF gene encoding imidazole glycerol phosphate synthase subunit HisF, which codes for MLKIRIIPCLDVADGRVVKGVNFVDLIDAGDPVEAAKAYDAAGADEICFLDIHATHENRGTMFDVVTRTAEQCFVPLTVGGGVRTPEDVRALLLAGADKVSFNSAAVADPDVIARAADRFGSQCIVCAIDAKGVGDNRWEIFTHGGRKPTGIDAIEFARIVAAKGAGEILLTSMDRDGTRSGFNLPLTRAISDAVDIPVIASGGVGTLDHLVEGVTEGGASAVLAASIFHFGTFTIAEAKAHMASAGIPMRLT